In the Desulfuromonas sp. genome, one interval contains:
- a CDS encoding response regulator transcription factor gives QALDCFRREGPDLVLLDVMMPEMSGYDVCREIRKSDSLTPIIMLTAKGEEIDKVVGLELGADDYVTKPFGLHELRARIAAVLRRSRNHRPEPAASCPDTFRVGRALVDRKTYQVTVGERSHSLTSREMKLLEIFHARPNEVLSRNDLLNAAWGVDYFGTTRTLDQHVAQLRKKIEPDPATPQSLLTVHGVGYRFQPSENP, from the coding sequence GCAGGCCCTGGACTGTTTCCGCCGGGAGGGGCCCGACCTGGTTCTGCTCGATGTGATGATGCCGGAGATGAGCGGCTACGATGTCTGCCGCGAAATCCGTAAAAGTGACAGCCTCACCCCGATTATCATGCTGACGGCCAAGGGGGAGGAGATCGACAAGGTGGTCGGGCTCGAACTCGGGGCGGACGATTATGTCACCAAACCCTTCGGTCTGCACGAGCTGCGGGCGCGGATCGCCGCCGTGCTGCGCCGTTCGCGGAACCATCGGCCGGAGCCGGCAGCGAGCTGTCCGGACACCTTCCGGGTCGGCCGGGCCCTGGTCGACCGCAAGACCTACCAGGTTACGGTCGGCGAGCGATCGCACAGCCTGACCTCACGGGAAATGAAGCTGCTGGAAATTTTCCATGCGCGGCCGAATGAAGTCCTCTCCCGCAACGATCTGCTCAATGCAGCCTGGGGCGTCGACTATTTCGGCACGACGAGAACCCTCGACCAGCATGTCGCCCAGTTGCGCAAGAAGATCGAACCGGACCCGGCCACTCCGCAGTCTCTGCTCACGGTGCACGGGGTGGGATACCGGTTCCAGCCATCCGAAAATCCCT